In one Streptomyces sp. T12 genomic region, the following are encoded:
- a CDS encoding LVIVD repeat-containing protein: MILFSNPRTRRRRLAVASAAAGLLAALLTAQPAAATPDPGDGPVTEQEVSERTRAEVREALADGEIPGQDEIVHSDNIKHLANIPKDVLTGTNSDLAFQGKYAFAGNYDGFRIFDISNPTAPKTVAQVLCPGSQNDVSVSGNLLFLSTDSSRSDSSCNSTTQPPTEKSSWEGMKVFDISDKSNPQYVAAVETACGSHTHTLVPEGKNVYVYVSSYSPNATYPDCQPPHDGISVIKVPRKAPEKAAVVGFPVLFPGEGPDGGGNPGAPTNPGVSKTTGCHDITVLPSKDLAAGACMGDGILFSIADPEHPKVIDRVQDNVNFAFWHSATFNQKANKVVFTDELGGGSAATCNAKIGPDRGADGIYDVVGKGDKRKLVFRTYFKIPRHQADTENCVAHNGSLIPVKGKDLMVQAWYQGGISVWDFTDSANPKEIAYFDRGPVSTETIRSGGSWSAYYYNGYIYSNEIARGFDVLKIDDRRTDPARWVRMHELNVQTQPDYFD, from the coding sequence GTGATCCTGTTCAGCAATCCCCGAACTCGGCGCAGACGCCTGGCAGTTGCCTCTGCCGCCGCCGGACTCCTCGCCGCGCTGCTCACCGCGCAGCCGGCCGCCGCGACCCCCGACCCGGGGGACGGCCCCGTCACCGAGCAGGAGGTCTCCGAGAGAACCCGGGCCGAAGTGCGGGAGGCTCTCGCGGACGGCGAGATACCCGGTCAGGACGAGATCGTCCACTCCGACAACATCAAGCACCTGGCCAACATCCCCAAGGACGTGCTGACCGGCACCAATTCGGACCTCGCCTTCCAGGGCAAGTACGCCTTCGCCGGCAACTACGACGGCTTCCGCATCTTCGACATCAGCAACCCGACGGCGCCGAAGACGGTCGCGCAGGTCCTGTGCCCCGGCTCGCAGAACGACGTCTCCGTCTCCGGCAACCTGCTGTTCCTGTCCACCGACTCCTCGCGCAGCGACAGCAGTTGCAACAGCACCACACAGCCCCCGACCGAGAAGTCCTCGTGGGAGGGCATGAAGGTCTTCGACATCAGCGACAAGTCCAACCCGCAGTACGTCGCCGCCGTCGAGACCGCCTGCGGCTCGCACACCCACACGCTGGTGCCCGAGGGCAAGAACGTCTACGTCTACGTCTCCTCGTACTCGCCGAACGCCACCTACCCGGACTGCCAGCCACCGCACGACGGCATCTCGGTGATCAAGGTGCCGCGCAAGGCCCCCGAGAAGGCGGCTGTCGTGGGCTTCCCGGTGCTCTTCCCCGGTGAGGGGCCCGACGGCGGCGGCAACCCGGGTGCGCCCACCAACCCCGGCGTCTCGAAGACCACCGGCTGCCACGACATCACCGTGCTGCCGTCGAAGGACCTGGCCGCGGGCGCCTGCATGGGCGACGGCATCCTGTTCTCCATCGCCGACCCGGAGCACCCGAAGGTCATCGACCGGGTCCAGGACAATGTCAACTTCGCGTTCTGGCACTCGGCGACCTTCAACCAAAAGGCGAACAAGGTCGTCTTCACCGACGAACTCGGCGGCGGCAGCGCGGCCACCTGCAACGCGAAGATCGGCCCGGACCGCGGTGCCGACGGCATCTACGACGTCGTCGGCAAGGGAGACAAGCGCAAGCTCGTCTTCCGCACCTACTTCAAGATCCCCCGCCACCAGGCGGACACCGAGAACTGCGTCGCCCACAACGGCTCGCTGATCCCGGTCAAGGGCAAGGACCTCATGGTCCAGGCCTGGTACCAGGGCGGCATCTCCGTCTGGGACTTCACCGATTCGGCCAACCCGAAGGAGATCGCCTACTTCGACCGGGGCCCGGTCAGCACCGAGACCATCAGGTCGGGTGGCTCGTGGTCGGCGTACTACTACAACGGCTACATCTACTCGAACGAGATCGCCAGGGGCTTCGACGTCCTGAAGATCGACGACCGGCGCACGGACCCGGCCCGCTGGGTCAGGATGCATGAGCTCAACGTCCAGACCCAGCCGGACTACTTCGACTGA
- a CDS encoding DUF305 domain-containing protein, which yields MHISRAGHEHVTKAPLRRVRFATASLAALAVLALGGCDSDSDPKSAAQSGPSVIAPGKPGEANRMLSAEEAARQRAEDDSPNSADVAYARMMIEHHAQALKMTELAPDRAESAKVKALAGRIAAAQGPEINAMKGWLKKHGKAEKAGKGDGHQHAAMPGMATEAQLAKLRAARGAAFDELFLTLMITHHEGAITMATDVKRQGNNIAVEEMADEVVAQQTSEITRMRDML from the coding sequence ATGCACATTTCAAGGGCAGGTCATGAACATGTAACGAAGGCGCCCCTCCGCCGGGTCCGCTTCGCTACGGCCTCACTGGCCGCCCTGGCCGTGCTCGCGCTCGGAGGCTGTGACTCCGATTCCGACCCCAAGTCGGCCGCACAGAGCGGGCCTTCGGTGATCGCGCCGGGCAAGCCCGGCGAGGCGAACCGGATGCTGTCCGCCGAGGAGGCCGCGCGGCAGCGGGCCGAGGACGACTCCCCCAACTCGGCGGACGTCGCCTACGCACGGATGATGATCGAGCACCACGCCCAGGCCCTGAAGATGACCGAACTCGCCCCGGACCGCGCCGAGTCGGCGAAGGTCAAGGCCCTCGCCGGGCGGATCGCCGCCGCGCAGGGCCCGGAGATCAACGCCATGAAGGGCTGGCTTAAGAAGCACGGCAAGGCCGAGAAGGCCGGCAAGGGCGACGGCCACCAGCACGCCGCGATGCCCGGCATGGCGACCGAGGCACAGCTGGCCAAGCTGCGCGCCGCGCGGGGAGCGGCGTTCGACGAGCTCTTCCTCACGCTGATGATCACCCATCACGAAGGCGCGATCACCATGGCCACGGACGTGAAGAGGCAGGGCAACAACATCGCGGTCGAGGAGATGGCCGACGAGGTGGTCGCCCAGCAGACGAGCGAGATCACGCGGATGCGGGACATGCTCTGA
- a CDS encoding DUF6214 family protein, protein MSVWPAWEVRDGAGATAWFEVRLEFGDGAHVDALAVVAEGCVSIEDVRAEPALSLDDLTALADWIEAPLFDACGIGTEPDREDLGPSPDRTAWPGGVEGQWLVAQKYRAAQEEGTDPVLAVMSATGHGRRKSLRLIGQARDAGFLTRRRARR, encoded by the coding sequence GTGTCCGTGTGGCCCGCGTGGGAAGTGCGGGACGGTGCCGGTGCCACGGCGTGGTTCGAGGTCCGGCTGGAGTTCGGCGACGGCGCACACGTGGACGCGCTCGCGGTGGTCGCCGAGGGCTGCGTCTCCATCGAGGACGTACGGGCCGAGCCGGCGCTGTCCCTCGACGACCTGACGGCGCTCGCCGACTGGATCGAGGCTCCGCTCTTCGACGCGTGCGGGATCGGGACCGAACCCGATCGCGAGGACCTCGGACCGAGCCCGGATCGGACGGCCTGGCCGGGAGGTGTCGAGGGGCAGTGGCTCGTCGCCCAGAAATATCGCGCGGCGCAGGAGGAGGGGACCGACCCCGTCCTCGCGGTGATGAGCGCGACGGGGCACGGTCGCCGCAAGTCGCTACGGCTGATCGGCCAGGCGCGCGACGCGGGCTTCCTGACGCGGCGGCGAGCCCGCCGCTGA
- a CDS encoding FAD-dependent oxidoreductase: MLRVAVVGSGPSGCYTAQGLVQQDPDVLVDVLDRLPCPYGLVRYGVAPDHEKIKSLQNNLRTVLEHERVRFLGGIQVGPDGMPIERLRGLYHAVVYCVGAATDRHLGIPGEDLPGSWSATEFVSWYSAHPDAVDDGFVLGARSAVVIGVGNVAVDVTRMLARGTAELSPTDMPQAALTALAASRVTDISMVGRRGPSQARFTTKELRELGTLPDTEVTVDPAELALDPSYADPAGLPAPQRRNVEVLRGWAESPAQDAGHHIRLRFFLRPVELLADEGRVGAVRFERTAPDGQGGVTGTGRYVDIEAQLVLRSVGYRGVPLEGLPFDPATGTVPHLAGRVLREGAVAPGEYVAGWIKRGPTGVIGTNRPCAKETVTSLLEDASVLVGKELPEDPLTALRTEGIEPVEWGGWCAIERAEAELGASLGRGVVKLPDWQSLMTAAHESAP, translated from the coding sequence GTGCTGCGTGTCGCCGTCGTCGGTTCCGGCCCGAGCGGGTGCTACACCGCTCAGGGCCTCGTACAGCAGGATCCGGACGTGCTCGTCGACGTCCTGGACCGGCTGCCGTGCCCGTACGGCCTGGTGCGCTACGGGGTGGCGCCGGACCACGAGAAGATCAAGTCCCTCCAGAACAACCTGCGCACGGTCCTGGAGCACGAGCGGGTGCGCTTCCTCGGCGGCATCCAGGTCGGACCGGACGGGATGCCGATCGAGCGGCTCCGGGGCCTGTACCACGCGGTCGTGTACTGCGTGGGCGCCGCCACCGACCGGCACCTCGGGATTCCCGGCGAGGACCTGCCGGGCAGCTGGTCGGCGACGGAGTTCGTGTCCTGGTACAGCGCCCACCCGGACGCCGTCGACGACGGCTTCGTCCTCGGCGCGCGCTCGGCGGTGGTCATCGGCGTCGGGAACGTCGCGGTGGACGTCACGCGGATGCTGGCGCGGGGCACGGCCGAGCTGAGCCCCACCGACATGCCGCAGGCGGCGCTCACCGCCCTCGCCGCGAGCCGGGTGACGGACATCAGCATGGTGGGGCGGCGCGGCCCCTCGCAGGCCCGCTTCACCACCAAGGAGCTGCGGGAGCTGGGCACCCTGCCCGACACGGAAGTGACCGTGGATCCGGCAGAGCTGGCGCTGGATCCGTCCTACGCCGACCCCGCCGGACTGCCCGCCCCGCAGCGCCGCAACGTGGAGGTGCTGCGCGGCTGGGCCGAGTCCCCCGCACAGGACGCCGGCCACCACATCCGGCTGCGCTTCTTCCTGCGCCCCGTCGAACTCCTCGCCGACGAGGGGCGCGTGGGCGCGGTGCGCTTCGAGCGGACGGCGCCGGACGGACAGGGCGGTGTCACCGGCACGGGCCGGTACGTGGACATCGAGGCGCAACTGGTGCTGCGTTCGGTGGGCTATCGCGGCGTGCCGCTGGAGGGACTGCCGTTCGACCCGGCGACCGGCACGGTGCCGCATCTCGCCGGCCGCGTGCTGCGCGAGGGCGCGGTGGCGCCGGGCGAGTACGTGGCGGGCTGGATCAAGCGGGGCCCGACGGGGGTGATCGGCACCAACCGCCCGTGCGCGAAGGAGACGGTGACGTCACTGCTGGAGGACGCCTCCGTGCTCGTAGGGAAGGAACTGCCCGAGGACCCGCTCACGGCACTGCGCACCGAGGGCATCGAGCCGGTCGAGTGGGGAGGCTGGTGCGCCATCGAACGGGCGGAGGCGGAGCTTGGGGCTTCGCTGGGCAGGGGTGTGGTGAAGCTCCCCGACTGGCAGTCACTCATGACCGCCGCGCACGAGAGCGCCCCGTAG
- a CDS encoding nucleobase:cation symporter-2 family protein, with product MTATAPAHPVDEIPPKRQLAAFGLQHVLAMYAGAVAVPLIVGGAMKLSPADLAYLITADLLVCGIATLIQCIGFWRFGVRLPIMQGCTFAAVSPMVLIGTTGGGLPAIYGSVIVAGLAIVLLAPVFGRLLRFFPPLVTGTVILIIGLSLLPVAGNWAAGGVGSPDFGEPKNLALAAFVLAVVLGVQRFAPVFLSRIAVLIGIVVGLAVAVPFGFTDFSGVGDADWVGISTPFHFGAPTFEFSAIVSMLVVALVTMTETTGDLIAVGEMTDRKVEPRSLSDGLRADGLSTVLGGIFNTFPYTAYAQNVGLVGMTRVRSRWVVATAGGILVLLGLLPKLGAVVAAIPAPVLGGAGLVMFGTVAASGLRTLAQVDFKGNNNLTVVAVSVAMGVLPVGVPTVYAKFPDWFQTVMNSGISAGCLTAIVLNLLFNHLPTKAGSSAVDAGGLPGGGVEETVEKPREEAV from the coding sequence ATGACAGCAACCGCACCCGCGCACCCCGTCGACGAGATCCCGCCCAAACGCCAGTTGGCCGCCTTCGGCCTCCAACATGTACTCGCGATGTACGCGGGCGCGGTCGCCGTACCCCTGATCGTCGGCGGCGCGATGAAACTGTCCCCCGCCGATCTGGCGTACCTGATCACCGCCGACCTACTGGTGTGCGGCATCGCGACCCTCATCCAATGCATCGGCTTCTGGCGGTTCGGCGTACGGCTGCCGATCATGCAGGGCTGTACGTTCGCCGCCGTGTCGCCGATGGTGCTGATCGGGACGACGGGCGGCGGACTGCCCGCGATCTACGGCTCGGTGATCGTCGCGGGGCTCGCGATCGTGCTGCTGGCGCCGGTCTTCGGCAGGCTCCTGCGATTCTTCCCCCCGCTCGTCACGGGCACCGTGATCCTGATCATCGGCCTCTCGCTGCTGCCGGTCGCGGGCAACTGGGCGGCGGGCGGCGTCGGTTCACCCGACTTCGGGGAGCCGAAGAACCTCGCGCTGGCCGCGTTCGTGCTCGCGGTGGTGCTCGGCGTGCAGCGGTTCGCGCCGGTGTTCCTGAGCCGGATCGCCGTGCTGATCGGCATCGTGGTCGGGCTCGCGGTGGCGGTGCCGTTCGGGTTCACCGACTTCAGCGGGGTCGGGGACGCGGACTGGGTGGGGATCAGCACGCCGTTCCACTTCGGGGCGCCCACCTTCGAGTTCTCGGCGATCGTGTCGATGCTGGTGGTGGCGCTGGTGACGATGACCGAGACGACCGGTGACCTGATCGCGGTCGGTGAGATGACGGACCGCAAGGTGGAGCCGCGCTCCCTCTCGGACGGCCTGCGCGCCGACGGCCTGTCGACCGTGCTGGGCGGCATCTTCAACACCTTCCCGTACACGGCGTACGCGCAGAACGTGGGGCTCGTCGGCATGACCCGCGTGCGCAGCCGCTGGGTGGTCGCGACCGCGGGCGGCATTCTCGTACTGCTCGGCCTGCTGCCGAAGCTGGGCGCGGTGGTGGCGGCGATACCGGCGCCGGTGCTGGGCGGTGCGGGTCTGGTGATGTTCGGGACGGTGGCGGCGAGCGGCCTGAGGACCCTCGCCCAGGTGGACTTCAAGGGCAACAACAACCTGACGGTGGTGGCCGTTTCCGTGGCCATGGGTGTGCTGCCGGTCGGTGTGCCGACGGTCTACGCGAAGTTCCCGGACTGGTTCCAGACGGTGATGAACAGCGGGATCAGCGCGGGCTGCCTGACGGCGATCGTGCTGAACCTGCTCTTCAACCACCTGCCCACGAAGGCCGGTTCAAGCGCCGTCGACGCGGGCGGCCTGCCGGGCGGCGGCGTCGAGGAGACAGTCGAGAAGCCCCGGGAAGAGGCCGTCTAG
- a CDS encoding helix-turn-helix transcriptional regulator, whose amino-acid sequence MTSPAVSSRDLPHPAREEIRLEGVLHALSDPMRLQIVRELAAVGDELSCSHFDLPVTKSTTTHHFRVLRESGVLQQVYRGTAKMNGLRKDDLDGLFPGLLDCLLDAAARQAARVDGA is encoded by the coding sequence GTGACCAGCCCCGCTGTCAGCAGCCGAGACCTCCCGCACCCCGCGCGCGAGGAGATCCGCCTGGAAGGCGTGCTGCACGCGCTCTCCGACCCGATGCGGCTGCAGATCGTGCGAGAGCTCGCCGCCGTCGGCGACGAGCTCTCCTGTTCGCACTTCGACCTGCCCGTGACCAAGTCCACCACCACGCATCACTTCCGGGTGCTGCGCGAGAGCGGTGTGCTCCAGCAGGTCTACCGGGGCACGGCCAAGATGAACGGCCTGCGCAAGGACGACCTAGACGGCCTCTTCCCGGGGCTTCTCGACTGTCTCCTCGACGCCGCCGCCCGGCAGGCCGCCCGCGTCGACGGCGCTTGA
- a CDS encoding NADH:flavin oxidoreductase/NADH oxidase, which translates to MSALFETYTLRDVTIPNRVWMPPMCQYSAAPEGPDMGAPNDWHFAHYAARAAGGTGLIIVEATGVGPEGRISPYDLGIWNDTQVEAFRRITRFLVSQGTVPAIQLAHAGRKASTDRPWRGGAPVGPDAHGWQPVAPSPVAFADGHPVPSELTVAEIQEIVGQFADAARRALAAGFEVAEIHGAHGYLINEFLSPYSNHRTDEYGGSYENRTRFALQVVDAVREVWPHDKPLLFRISATDWLEEDGWTADDTVRFAADLQAHGIDLLDVSTGGNASAARIPVGPGYQVPFAARVKAETSLPVAAVGLITDAEQAEKIIANGEADAVLLGRELLRSPSWARHAARELGGDVHVPDQYHRSV; encoded by the coding sequence GTGAGTGCGCTCTTCGAGACCTACACCCTGCGCGATGTGACGATCCCGAACCGGGTGTGGATGCCCCCGATGTGCCAGTACTCGGCCGCGCCGGAGGGCCCCGACATGGGCGCCCCCAACGACTGGCACTTCGCGCACTACGCGGCCCGCGCGGCCGGCGGCACGGGGCTGATCATCGTCGAGGCCACGGGGGTCGGCCCCGAGGGCCGGATCTCCCCGTACGACCTGGGCATCTGGAACGACACCCAGGTCGAGGCATTCCGCCGGATCACGCGCTTCCTGGTGTCGCAGGGCACCGTGCCGGCGATCCAGCTGGCCCACGCCGGCCGCAAGGCGTCGACCGACCGGCCCTGGCGGGGCGGTGCCCCGGTGGGGCCGGACGCGCACGGGTGGCAGCCGGTGGCGCCGAGCCCGGTCGCGTTCGCCGACGGGCACCCGGTGCCGAGTGAGCTGACGGTCGCCGAGATCCAGGAGATCGTGGGTCAGTTCGCGGACGCCGCGCGCCGGGCCCTCGCGGCCGGCTTCGAGGTCGCCGAGATCCACGGCGCCCACGGCTATCTGATCAACGAGTTCCTCTCCCCGTACTCCAACCACCGCACCGACGAGTACGGCGGCTCGTACGAGAACCGCACCCGTTTCGCGCTCCAGGTCGTGGACGCCGTACGGGAGGTGTGGCCGCACGACAAGCCGCTGTTGTTCCGCATCTCGGCGACCGACTGGCTGGAGGAGGACGGCTGGACCGCCGACGACACGGTCCGCTTCGCCGCCGACCTCCAGGCCCACGGCATCGACCTGCTCGACGTCTCCACCGGCGGCAACGCCTCCGCTGCCCGCATCCCCGTCGGTCCCGGCTACCAAGTGCCGTTCGCCGCGCGGGTGAAGGCCGAGACCTCGCTGCCGGTCGCCGCGGTGGGGCTGATCACCGACGCCGAACAGGCCGAGAAGATCATCGCGAACGGCGAGGCGGACGCCGTCCTGCTCGGCCGCGAGCTGCTGCGCAGCCCGTCGTGGGCACGGCACGCGGCACGGGAGCTGGGCGGGGACGTGCACGTGCCGGACCAGTACCACCGGTCCGTCTGA